GCAAAGGAGAAGCCAGCCATATTGAGTTCACAAGCCTGAAGAAAGAAAAAGGCGCAGTTATCCATGCTACAGTAACAAGAAGGTGTCATCCAAGCTCTACAGTGACCTACACACTTCTATTCATCTGTTTGTGAATTAGGATGCATCAAAGTCAAGGTCGGGTTTGGAGTGGTTTGTGTTCAGGTTTTTTATTGcaattagggtgctttcacaccacgttttcagcctaTGCAATTATTAAATACAAAGCCATTAAgagattattagagatgagcgaacttacagtaaattcgattcgtcacgaacttctcagctcggcagttgatgacttttcctgcataaattagttctgctttcaggtgctccggtgggctggaaaaggtggatacagtcctaggagaccctttcctaggaatgtatccaccttttccagcccaccggagcacctgaaagctgaactaatttatgcaggaaaagtcatcaactgccgagctgagaagtttgtgactaatcaaatttactgtaaattcgctcatctctagagattaTATATAAATGGCGGACACTTCTAAAGGAAAGCCTGGGACGACTTCTTATCCATTCCTAGCTTTGTATTCAGTAAAGGTgctttcacaccatgttttcagcctacggctgggggaggggaaaaccgtgcgctcccgtacacCAGCTGGACCgccgctgaaatccattgactttactgAGCCGACTggtgtcaccgtttgactctggtcggctcatttctgccccgcatccggttttgtgaccagacctaaaccGTAgtgtactatggttttaggtctggtcagaaaaaCAGATAGGGgtctcaaacggtgactccgggtcaaacggtcggctcattaaagccaATGGATTTCAGCGgcggtccagctggggtacgggagcacacggttttcccctcccccagccgtaggctgaaaacatggtgtgaaagcACCTTTACTGAATACAAAGCTAGGAATGGATAAGAAGTCGTCCCAGGCTTTCCTTTATAAGTGTCCGCCATTTATATATAATCTCTTAATGGCTTTGTATTTAATAATTGCAGTTAAACACCTGAACACACCCTCAATATGCCTTGTTAttctaaggccaggttcacacttcggaatctcCGGCCAGAATTTCAGCTAGTGATCCCGCGGGCGGCGCTAGgaccccatagacagcaatgcatttctgaaagGATCTTTGGTGGAtctactcagaaatgcattgccgtttatggggacggcaatgcagttagcgtggtcctagcgccgcctaTGGGATCTCGGGTAGATATTCCGTCTGGAGATTCcaaagtgtgaacccggccttagattaactttttttctagcatatttaaaggggtactccatccctagacatcttatcccctatcaaaaggataggggggggggggtctgatcgcgggggttcacctgctggggacccccgcaatatagcatgcggcacccacctgtatctgcttccggcagcactggaggttctggctcccgaccacgggaacggaagatcgtgacccctcaatgcaagtctatgggtgggggcgtaacagctgtcacgccccctcccataggcttgcattgagggggcggagcatgacgtcacaatgctccggccctgtgatcgacagtaatcagacgcggagcgaacacgctcagggGAATGATTTTAACCGGGTGCggcttgcaagatcacgggggtctccagcggcgggaacccccgcgatcaggcatcttatcccctatcctttggataggggataagatgtctaagcgtcagagtacccctttaagggaagggtCCCACACTGCGTACTCCACTACCCTTTGAAGTAATTGGAAAATATGTAGCAAACTACATGTGTTACCCTACCCTTAAATATACTAGTGGTAACATTCACTTCAACAGGATCTGAGCTGCAAAACCCAGCGCCACCACTCTACAAGCCAAGGTTTCAGCTCCTGTATATTGTTTACATCCAGGGAACGAGGCTTTGCAGAACAGAGGGGATACCGAGTGCTGGCCTATCCTATGCAGAGGGCATCAATGAGTTTTTGCTTGAAAACCCATTAAAATAGCTGCAGATAAAAACGTCAAAATTCCGGTTATTCAGCCTTTACAACTGATGGCCTGTCCTTCAATAAGCAACTTTAATGTAGTGTGGTATATTTAGCTTTTTACACTGGTCGATAATTTATCAACTGcaacttttttaaagaaaaaaattgttgCTAAATTTTTGCAAAGTCTCATGCCAGCCCGGACCACACTTAGAAACTTGCCTGCATCTAAGCTACGTTGCTATTTATGAAAGAGATGCACCTCTTCGATAAATGTGCACAGAGTTCACATGACGTAAGCCTAGGCGAAATGTAAAAATAACTTAATTCCCCCCAGAGTTCTTAGTCTGCATGGCAAAAAATAATTGTAACAAAACAACAAAGCCATTTATATGTGAaggcacttatttttttttttttttttttgcatggtgctttttgtttttttggtatcCTCACAATCAATGTTAGGGGGGGGGACGTCCGAACACCAATGGTATTTGAATAGGACAATTCTGCAGTACTTTGCATTTTCGCTACAAAGGCTGGTTTCAAGTGGTACTCTGCCCTTGGACATCttgtcccccatccaaaggacaggggataagatatctgattgcaggagtccagccgctgggacccctagCAATCTCCAGGCGGCACCCTGGCATTATGAATATTTTTGTTCAAAATTCTGGGTTCGGATGGCCGTAACATCACGCCCCCgctattcaagtctatgggagggggcatgaaataTGTGGATActcatcacctcccccccccttccatagacatggaggggtcgtggcgtgacgtcacaaccacggccgctcgaacccagcattctgaacaaagtGTGTTCAGAAAGCCAGGATGccgcccggagatcacggggagGGGCCCAGCcaccggacccctgcgatcagacatcttatcccttatcctttggctaAGGATGTCCAGAGGTGGAGTCCCCCTTCAACAAGGCAGTATTTGGCTCAGTTTTTTTGCATAAGTATTTGtgaaccaaaaccaggagtgggccAAAACACTGAAAAGGTCATTCCTTCTGATTGTGGTTacaaatactgatcaaaatagcGTCGGGTGAAACACACTATAGAGACTCTACTTGCAGCCTCCTAATGATTTAAATAGAGATTTTGCTGCTCTATTCACATGTCAGAAGTTCCGCAATTGAACTTCTGAAGAGGAATTTGATTGTAGCAGAAGATTTAACATCTCCAATTGCCGCGGACATTAGCCCCAATTACAGACCATTTCATATGGTACGAATCCACTAAGGAAATTGAATGAGGAAATTCCTCACTGAACTTaatcaatgtgaacatacccttaatagtacaaacaacatgcccccccccccccccagcatccgTAGAATAGCGGGGTGCCTGAAGTCAGACCCCCATCCCCCCAACTGACCTAATTCGTTTGTATACGATTTATTGCTATAAAGTAGATAGGTGAGACTTgagaaatcctgtgcagaggaaatgcaattagatcgctttttttttaaaaatcctttgaaaaatgaaagaagcaatctgattggttgctatgggcaactgcctcaCTTTTCCTCTACCCAGAttatgataactctcccccaatggATAAGTCCCAGCATTACCTGACTGATTCTGTTGAATCCATACTGCTTGAACCTCTCATCGTAGGCTGGCACGTCTTTACTCCCAATATAAAACGGTTCCCACGGATCTCTCCACTCAACCACATAAGTTACTGCCAACCTTCCAGACGTGTCCTTCTCTGGCAAGTTAAGCCAGAATGAATAGTTAGTAGGTGCTTGGCATCGTGGGCACAACTCCTCATAAAACGCTCGCACTTCTCCCACCTGGTATAGTCGCAACAATTCCTCCTTGGCGCCAGGCAGCCGCCGAGTATGTCTGATTTCAAAAGCGGGCACTACAAACACCATGTGTGGATCAACCCCTTGAGCAGCCAAATCCAAAAAACCCGACCTCAGACCCTGACTGGGTACCATATCTATATCGACCACCAGTACAAAAGCCGTACTCCCAATTTCAGTCCTGGCAACATTTCTTAGCAAGTTGTTAGGATAAGACACATTTCCTGCATAGTTTATTATATTGGTGCCTAGATTTGCCACCTTGGCAAAAACAGCCTGGCACGTCTGAAGATGGGCAAACTCTGCCGCATCATCTTGTTCTGGGAAAACAGCTGTATCTCCAGACTGGCACACAAGATGAAAAGACACCCTTTGCCTGACTGAAGGGCACAGCTGGGCAAGGGTATAGGGTAACACAATAGCGAGTTTAGCCTGCGCAGCGCTAGAAGCAAACAGCGCCAATGAAATTCTGCCATCCCACCGTCGTACCAGTTCCTGCAAATGCCACAGGTTGCTTAGACTGCCATGAGAGGCCAATGCCACGTCTTTCGTTTGTCCTCCTTCACGGGCCAAGAGGTGGCGATAAATTCGATATTGTCCGCTGGCATCTAGTACACCGCCAGATGCCAACACAGCCTTCAGATGATCCTTCTGTTCCCTCTGCCATCTTGGCTCCGTATGAGGAGTGCCCACAAGCACTGGGTGCGCTGaacgctgctgctgctgcccatgTAAGTTGGAGAGAAGCGAAAGGTAAAGAAGTTGAAGAAGAGCGACTAGAAGGAGGGCAACGAGGACCACACGGAAAAACGAGCAACGCACTGCGGTTGGCATTGCCCCTTTTTGGTCTGGTTCCCGATCTTGATGTAAAATCAGCTCCTATGCTTGTATATGATCACTGTGGGAAGGCAGCAGAGCTTGCACTCTACACTCATCACTCAGCCCTGTGTACTACAACGAGAAGGAAACAGACTGGTCCTTATTGTGAAGCCTGGCATCACTGCCACCCTCTGGGCAGGACCACCTGCACTCACACTTCCCACAGCCTCTTATGCACTCCTCTCATTGTGCCGCTCCTGACTACATCCAGCAGCACCTGAGAACTACACGCACAGGCACGCACGGACACATCAAGCCCCGCCCACCACGCCGCCCGCGTCACTACCCGTCAGCCTTCGCGGCGTCCAACAGAAAATAAGGAAGCCGAaggaatatatttataaaaaaaaaaatccttcaatCCACAGCGCCCTCTAACGCATCGGAGGAGCAAGTGGAAGATTTTAAACGTGCAAATGTTCAGACTGATTCAGAAAAGCTGGATATCTCTTTATCAATGTTtctcagccagggtgcctccagctgttgcaaaactgcaaaactacaactcccagcatgctcggacagccgaaggctgtccgggcatgctgggaattgtagtttttcaacagctggaggcaccctggttgggaatcactgctctatatgtttttttattaagAATTATAGGAGAATAGAATAAGAGGTGCAGTTCAGTGATTTGTCCCTGCATGTAAAGACGTGATGGAGAAACAGCCGCTCCCGAGATCAtcagacgaggtggccgagtggttaaggcgatggactgctaatccattgtgctctgcacgcgtgggttcgaatcccatccTCGTCGCATTTTTTCTTGACAAATCCACTGCTTTTGTCCTTTACTGTAGTGTAATTCAATAGTTACACTATGGATTTTGCCTgttttttgggaatttttttaattttatatatatatatatatatatatatatatatatatgtaaaaatttttgaaGGTGCTTATGGCTGAAAAATAAATTgccatgcttttctttttttccgtttgtaaccccttaaaggacaactgcagcgcaatatacacttatcccctatctacaagataggggataagtgtttgatcgcggggggtccgaccgctgggaccccccccgccatctccctaacagggcgccgccattagcgctcatagtgagcgctaaggcacatagcgtcgacctagaggtcgacggtgatgccccgtctcctccccgtcccaatacagttctattgggggaggcacgaatgctgcctccccgcctctcccatagagatgtatggaggaggcgtgccggccgcaacgtcatgctgcggctggcatgccccctgcacgggacagccgcggccccgtacagaagatcacagggggtctgtcacgatgccggctggcaggtagtggatcctctgtgccagagagggattggcgtggaccgtgctagtggatcggttctaagtcactactggttttcaccagagcccgccgcaaagcgggatggtcttgctgcggcggtagtgaccaggtcgtatccactagcaacggctcaacctctctgactgctgaagataggcgcggtacaagggagtagacagaagcaaggtcggacgtagcagaaggtcggggcaggcagcaaggatcgtagtcaggggcaacggcaggaggtctggaacacaggctaggaacatacaaggaaacgctttcactggcacaatggcaacaagatccggcaagggagtgcaagggaagtgaggtataagtagggagtgcacaggtggaaactaatcaaggtaattgggaagattgggccaggcaccatcattggtgcactggccctttaaatcgcagagacccggcgcgcgcggggccgcgcgcgccgggacaggaccgacggagagcgagtcaggtacgggagccggggtgcgcatcgcgagcgggcgcaacccgcatcgcgaatcgcatcccggctggaggcagtatcgcagcgcacccggtcagtggatctgaccggggcgctgcgggagcgagagtgtagtgagcgctccggggaggagcagggacccggagcgctcggcataacagtgtcccagcagtcggaccccccccccccgcgatcaaacacttatcccctatcctgtggttaggggataagtgttaatcacgctgcaggacACAACAATTCTTTCTTGCACTTTAATTCTTCCACCCTCACCATTGAATAGCTATAactcttgtttgtttttttgtttgttttttttacctacagacccatataagatataaaggacttgttttttgtgggaccaattgtacttcgtaaagatatcactcactttaccacaaTCTTTGACGAagccaaaaaaataatatttgtgtggtgaaaaaaaaaaaaaaaaacaagacaatttagcaaattatggggggggggggggttagtttttacgcagtgcactttacagttaaAGGGTGTTTTTACACGGGAGCACATCCACAACGTATTTGATGCCATGAATGTGCTCCCGGCACACACAGAGTTATGGTAGAGCAtgctccctgctgctgctgccgtagctctgtgtgtctgctcatggctGAGGATTTTCCACCAGCAGTCACAAGCGGAGACACACAGAGTTACGGCGGCAGCAGTAGAGAGCTCACTCTGCCATAACTCTGTGTGTGTCGGCAGTGCATCTGAggcgtcaaatatgctgcggaaaaATTAAACCCCCCATAATTAGCTAaaatgtcttgtgtttttttttttttttttatgttcgtgTGAATACACCCAAAAGGACAAATtgtctgtattctgtaggtccatacgattacaatacccaatttatataggcttttacataacaccttaaggacgcagcccattttggccaaAAAAGCGGTTATCCAGTATTACAAAGCTCATCCCCCACCCGCAGAataggaaataagtgtctgaCCACGGGAGTGTCTGATTCATGTGGAGAGCGGGGCGCCCCATAATCTCCCACCCGGCGCCTCGCTTTCCTTGCTTCCTCTCCACAGGAAGGGAGaagggacgtagattttcacagcccctcTACTGGACATAGAGTTTGACAGATGTGAAATTCTAcgtccaggagcggggctgtaAAAATCTCTACCTGTGGTTGTGTCACTGAGCCATTGTTTCCTCCCAGCGCTGGGACcctccgtgatctataacttatcgctTATCCTTACATAGGgggtaagttatttttcaccagacaactcctttaaggatgcagggcgtgatGTAGCGATACGTTGAGTggctacaacatctggagggccatagtttggagaccactgtgcagtgatctctaaactttaaccctccagatattgcataactacaactcccagaatgtacagacagcaaacggctgtcttggtatgctgggagttgtagttgtgtgcctccagctgttacataactgcaACTAACAGAGTAAGGTTCTGTTacctgtttcccaacccgtgcgcctccagttgtttgaaaactacatctcagcatgcactgacagactgtgcatgctgggagttgtagttttgaaacagctggaggcacactggtggggaaacactgagttattcTGTttcccccaccagtgtgcctacagctgtggcaaaactaaaactcccagcatgcacagtctgtcagtgcatgctgagagttgtagttttgcaacagttggagatctgtaaccccccccccaaaaaaaaaagaaaagaaaaagtacagggtacattcacacggatggGAGTTTAGAGTGAGTTTCCtgatgcaagtttgagctgtggcaaattttctgtcgcagctcaaactcccagcgggaaactagcTGTGAACccatgcccgtgtgaatgtaccctaaaaacattacactactctacacaaaataaagagtaaaacactacatatacacacccttatacagttacacaccccccccccccacaaaaattaaaaacatctcgtacggcactgtttcctaaagagagcctccagctgttgcaaaacaacaactcccagcattgccagacagccattgaatgtccaggcatgctgggagttttgcaacagctggaggcaccttgtttgggaaacactagtgtagGGTATTTTGTTGGCAGAGGCAAAcgccatgc
The sequence above is a segment of the Hyla sarda isolate aHylSar1 chromosome 6, aHylSar1.hap1, whole genome shotgun sequence genome. Coding sequences within it:
- the B4GAT1 gene encoding beta-1,4-glucuronyltransferase 1, with the protein product MPTAVRCSFFRVVLVALLLVALLQLLYLSLLSNLHGQQQQRSAHPVLVGTPHTEPRWQREQKDHLKAVLASGGVLDASGQYRIYRHLLAREGGQTKDVALASHGSLSNLWHLQELVRRWDGRISLALFASSAAQAKLAIVLPYTLAQLCPSVRQRVSFHLVCQSGDTAVFPEQDDAAEFAHLQTCQAVFAKVANLGTNIINYAGNVSYPNNLLRNVARTEIGSTAFVLVVDIDMVPSQGLRSGFLDLAAQGVDPHMVFVVPAFEIRHTRRLPGAKEELLRLYQVGEVRAFYEELCPRCQAPTNYSFWLNLPEKDTSGRLAVTYVVEWRDPWEPFYIGSKDVPAYDERFKQYGFNRISQACELNMAGFSFAVLDSAFLLHKGYKLPGDFHSQKEAENKRNRLLYRGFKEELKMKYPDSSRRC